TATGGTCAGCTTGCGCATTGCCGCCTTTCGTCCGGCAAGATTTGCCACCAGATTCGCCACCTCATACAGATTGATGTCGGCAGTAAAGGAATCGACGCTGTGGGCAAAACTGCTCATGTTTTTCATTATTTCATCGGCTCGTTCGATCTGTTTGGAAAACTGCTGACAGGCCTTGTTGAGCCGTTCCGGATCGATGGCCGAGCCTTTCCGGGCGGCAAAGGTCAGGTCTTCGAGGAGTCCGGCGTTTTCGTTGATGATTGCCAGGACATTCTTTATCTCATGGGCAATGGAGGCGGATACCTGGCCGAAAAAGCGTAATCCGGCACCGCCAATTGCATCGTACTGGACAGTCATGTCGTGTTTGCTCATGGTTGTAATGCCTCGTGCATCTTGGTGATAAGAATGTCGATGTTAACCGGTTTGACGAGATAGCAAGCCGAGGCGGAACAGCCGGCAACATAATCCGCCTCGGAGCCATGGCCGGTGAGAAAGATGAAGCGCATGCCCTGTTGCACTTTTTCCAGTAACGCTTTCAGTTCAAGGCCACTGGTGCCGGGCATTTTCATGTCGAGGATCGCCAGGTTGTAGGCGTTTTTTCCGGCGAGATCCAGCGCGTCTGCGGCCCGGATCGCAAAATCGACCGTGAAACCGCGAAGCGACAGGCGCTCGGCCAGGGTTGTGACAAATTCTTTCTCGTCGTCTACCAGTAACACACGCATTGCTAGTTTCTCCGCTGATTGATTACACCCTTCCGGGCAATTTTTAAGAGTCCCGTTGAACGGGGCGAGGCGGCTGGAGCGGGAGAGTGATGGCAAAGGTCGTGCCCATCCCCAGCTTGCTGGTAACCTGAATCGTGCCGCCGAGTTCCTGGATTAATCCGTAGGTGATCGATAAACCGAGGCCGGTGCCGCCGGTCTTGGTTTTGGTAGAGAAGAACGGTTCGAAAATCTTGCCCAGATCGGCCTCCGACATGCCGCAACCGTTGTCGCCGATTGTGACAAGGATATGTCCTTCTCCCTTACGTTTCACCCTGATTTCCAGGCGACCGCCAACAGTCATGGCGGAGAAGGCATTGTTAATGATATTTAAAAAGATTTGCTGCAATTTGCCCCGGTCACTTTGGAACTGGGGCAGGTCGTTGGTAAGATCGAGGTTGATGGCAATATTCCGGTACTCGGCCTCCTTATGCAAAAAACCGAGGACCTCTTTTAGTATTTCACCAAGTTGGACGTTTTCGATGGCGCTGTCCATATGCCGGGCAAAACCGAGCAGCCGTTTGGTGATCCTGCCACAGCGTTCCACCGAGGCCAGAACCGAGTCGATCAATTCGGGTATCCGCAAGTTTTGGCTGCCGCTGTCGGTGTAGGTGATGATGTCCCGTATTAGACCGGCCTTCTCATTGATGATCGCCAGGGGGTTGTTGATTTCGTGGGCAACACCGGCTGCCAGGCGGCCGATCGATGCCAGTTTGTTGGAGTACTCCATCTGGTGCAGGGTGGCAAGGCGGCGCTGGTCGAGAAGATACATGCTGTTAACCATATAGGTAGAGAAACCGAAAATCGCCAGGACAATGATAGTGATACTGATAACAAGAAAGACGATAAGCTTGAAACGGGTGTCCCGCCATGGCTTCATCAGCTCGTCCTTCTCCTTGACGATAACGAGGATATACGGAGAATCGGGAATATAAGCTGAGCAAATAATTATCTCTTCGCCGGATTTATTGCTTTCCTCACGGATTTCGGTGTGGTCGGAGTAGGCCGGAATGGTGTAGGGAATTGTATCAAAAACCTTGCCATGATACAGGGTGGGGGTCTGGATGACCCCGGCGTGATCAATGAGAAAGGCGTCGCCCCGGCCGCTCAGTTCAAAGCCACGAAGTAATTCGTTGAAGCGGGTGGTGTCGAGTGCGGCGCGTAATACATAGAATGAGCCATTGGCCAGGGCGTATTTTGCGGCAATGATGAGGTGCG
This DNA window, taken from Desulforhopalus sp., encodes the following:
- a CDS encoding response regulator, with amino-acid sequence MRVLLVDDEKEFVTTLAERLSLRGFTVDFAIRAADALDLAGKNAYNLAILDMKMPGTSGLELKALLEKVQQGMRFIFLTGHGSEADYVAGCSASACYLVKPVNIDILITKMHEALQP
- a CDS encoding ATP-binding protein produces the protein MSIINQLKPEFWHNSDLSTGPFRQMFNFRRIWKISVLLTSLVTLLPLIIITSVDYNFTQKSIESDHLLRTLRIGSNAKRSISFFLSERLSALTFIVRTNPIEELAQPEKLDFILKNLLLSYHGFVDLGVIDQSGVQINYVGPYPLEGKDYSNQDWFKEVQGKGFYISEVFLGYRNTPHLIIAAKYALANGSFYVLRAALDTTRFNELLRGFELSGRGDAFLIDHAGVIQTPTLYHGKVFDTIPYTIPAYSDHTEIREESNKSGEEIIICSAYIPDSPYILVIVKEKDELMKPWRDTRFKLIVFLVISITIIVLAIFGFSTYMVNSMYLLDQRRLATLHQMEYSNKLASIGRLAAGVAHEINNPLAIINEKAGLIRDIITYTDSGSQNLRIPELIDSVLASVERCGRITKRLLGFARHMDSAIENVQLGEILKEVLGFLHKEAEYRNIAINLDLTNDLPQFQSDRGKLQQIFLNIINNAFSAMTVGGRLEIRVKRKGEGHILVTIGDNGCGMSEADLGKIFEPFFSTKTKTGGTGLGLSITYGLIQELGGTIQVTSKLGMGTTFAITLPLQPPRPVQRDS